The segment GACGCTGTTGAGCTGTACTCAAAGATGCCTGAAAAGAATTTGGAAGCATCTACTACTTTGATGTCTTGTTTTATAGACAATGGAATGCTTGATAAAGCTCGGGACGTGTTCTACAGTATGCCTCAATTAGATGTGATGTCCTGCACTACTTTACTCTTTGGATATGTGAAAGCAGGGTATATATATGATGCACTGGACCTTTTCTGTAGGATGCAAAAAAGGACTGTTGTCACATACAATGTGATgatagctggtttgcttcatcaAGGTAAGGTTACTGAAGCTTACAAGCTCTTTGATGAATCTCCAACACGAGATTTAGTGACCTGGAGCTGTTTGATCAATGGGCTTGCTCAAAATGGTTTAAACAGTGACGCACTTAATCTGTACAAGAAGATGCTACTGTCAAATATACGGCCAAGTGATTCCATTCTTTCTAGCCTTATTAGCTGTTTTTCACATCATTCTATGATTGTTCATGGCCAGCAGTTTCACGCTTCTACTATCAGGCTTGGGTTTGGATCACATTTATTAATTCAGAATTCACTCATCAGTATATATTGCAAATGTGGTGAAATGATTATTGCCCAAGCCATTTTTGATAGGATGGCCAACAGAGAtgtagtgacatggaacacaatGATTTGTGGATATGCATTCAACAGTCTTGGTCAAAATGCTATTGAGACATTTGATAACATGAAAAAGGCCCAAGTTGATCCTGATGAGATCACATTTCTCGGCATTCTTTCTGCATGTAATCACatgagccttttggaggaaggCAAACATTTCTTCAGTATGATGACATGTAATTATGGAATTTTACCAAATAAAATGCATTATGCTTGCATGGTTGATCTGTTCGGTAGGACAGGCATGCTTGAGCAGGCTGAAGAGTTAATGAACTCAATGCCATTTAAACCAGACTTTGCAATTTGGACTTCTCTCTTGAGCAGTAGCCGATTGAATGGCAATGACAAGTTGGCAGAGCATGCAGCAAGTCAATTAATTTCCATCAATCCTACTACTAAAATGCCATACCTGCATCTCATCAGTGTAAATGGATCAACCAAAAGATGGAATGTGATGGAAAATTTGAGAAGTCAAATTAGAAATGCTGCTACAGAGAAAGAAGTTGGCTATAGCTGGAGTTAGCATCTCATCATGATTTACTGATGTGTACTACACAACAGCAGCATGTCAACAAGGTACCAGAATACAAGACTGCCTACAGCCTACCACTGCTGATTACTGAGGTCATTTTTCAACTTTTCATGGTGGAGCCATGGCCCATGGATCACTTATGCAGAAACTTGTCAGTTTGTCACCAAGCAGGTAAAATTCTAGTACATTATGTTGTTAGCTAACCATCCCCTGACATTGAAGGCATTACCAAGGAGATGATTACTTTGTTGCTTTTCAGTACCATACTGAATGTGTGAAATTCTTGGTGTTCAAAATTCATGTCAGGTGTGTGGGCACACATCGATACGTACCTAAAATTagtgtaaatattatatttattatttGTCATGACTGAGTTCACAATGAATAAGGTATTGAAAGTTTTTTGTTAAAAAGAACACCATGGCATTGGAAGTCATTTGTTTGGTAAGGCGATAAATGATGGCTAACTGCTGAATTAAGTTGCCTTTTGCCgtcctttattttttttaataaaaaaggtATGACCTGGATTGTACTCCTCGAGGGATCAGAGCTGAATTTCGTTGGTGAAATAACGATTTCATAGTAAGAAATAAATGTTGTGGGTTGCCATAGGAATATGTCCTGGACCTGGACTGGTTC is part of the Sorghum bicolor cultivar BTx623 chromosome 10, Sorghum_bicolor_NCBIv3, whole genome shotgun sequence genome and harbors:
- the LOC110430999 gene encoding pentatricopeptide repeat-containing protein At4g02750-like, with the translated sequence MPLGLARAASYCARRTGPSMSSLACMSGACDAITSANRLIGQHLRAGRVDAVREVFDRMPQRDVVSWNSLMAAYSRSGLHDSAVTVFIEMRREGFCADHTSFSTVLSACAGMETLALGRCIHGLATKTRSSLNVFVGSSLITMYASCGVFSFLECIVDDVDSPNVALWNALISGLVMNHRVEDARRVFDQMPERNVVSWTVMIKGYFTVHEVGWALELFNLMPTKNSVSWCVMMGGLVNHKRFREVIELFNTLMSSRDAVTDAILAKIVNAYAGLKSIGGGRCVHGFTVKSGFIHDHIIEASLVVMYCNSLDIDEAQLEFYKMERKHVGSWNAIISGCIHAGKIDEARKIFYSMDGRDKISWNLMVNGYVKYGKIPDAVELYSKMPEKNLEASTTLMSCFIDNGMLDKARDVFYSMPQLDVMSCTTLLFGYVKAGYIYDALDLFCRMQKRTVVTYNVMIAGLLHQGKVTEAYKLFDESPTRDLVTWSCLINGLAQNGLNSDALNLYKKMLLSNIRPSDSILSSLISCFSHHSMIVHGQQFHASTIRLGFGSHLLIQNSLISIYCKCGEMIIAQAIFDRMANRDVVTWNTMICGYAFNSLGQNAIETFDNMKKAQVDPDEITFLGILSACNHMSLLEEGKHFFSMMTCNYGILPNKMHYACMVDLFGRTGMLEQAEELMNSMPFKPDFAIWTSLLSSSRLNGNDKLAEHAASQLISINPTTKMPYLHLISVNGSTKRWNVMENLRSQIRNAATEKEVGYSWS